Proteins from one Patescibacteria group bacterium genomic window:
- a CDS encoding phospholipid carrier-dependent glycosyltransferase — protein MNKKQTWLVIFVIIITLLSLFLRFYNLGFPEKITSDEHYFVNFGRAYVSQEFYHDVHPPLGKFFIALGIKIFGDNALGWRFFTALFGSLLVPLGYLLAWKMFNNKFIAVSFSLFILFDGLFFVQSRLARLDTIYLFFLFLAFYFFFSFLKSHKDKEIYLILSGLFLGFSISTKWVALAGGLSFLIIWLIKKKEIKKSIIWFLFYLVFIPLAIYFLIWQIHYGLISTQPITFYENFKILTYHQGIKEVHSLGSPFWSWPLMIYPFSYFIEKSEQVIKYITDLPNPLIWWPALVGFLYGFFKFRLKDKKFNIILIIFASHFLPYLFISRSLFLYHFILAAPFLWLGFLYFLSKFWYQSKKSKIIILGYFALVIISFVFFYPVLIGQPLSTSSFNLRWWLISWFPLAV, from the coding sequence ATGAATAAAAAACAAACTTGGTTAGTAATATTTGTAATTATTATTACCTTGCTCAGTCTTTTTTTGAGATTTTATAATTTAGGCTTTCCCGAAAAAATTACATCGGATGAACATTATTTTGTAAATTTTGGTCGCGCCTATGTTAGTCAGGAATTTTATCATGATGTGCATCCACCTTTGGGCAAGTTTTTTATTGCTCTGGGCATAAAAATATTTGGCGATAATGCCTTAGGCTGGCGTTTTTTTACGGCCTTATTTGGCAGTCTTTTGGTACCCTTAGGTTATTTATTGGCCTGGAAAATGTTTAATAATAAATTTATAGCCGTTTCTTTTTCTCTGTTTATACTTTTTGACGGTCTGTTTTTTGTCCAGTCACGCTTAGCCCGGCTAGACACTATTTATTTATTTTTCTTATTTCTAGCTTTCTATTTTTTCTTTTCTTTTTTGAAAAGCCATAAAGACAAAGAAATTTATTTAATTTTGTCGGGTTTATTTTTGGGCTTTAGCATAAGTACCAAATGGGTGGCTTTGGCCGGCGGTTTGTCTTTTTTAATAATCTGGCTTATTAAAAAGAAAGAAATAAAAAAATCAATAATTTGGTTTTTATTTTACCTGGTTTTTATTCCTTTGGCTATTTATTTTTTAATTTGGCAGATTCATTACGGATTAATAAGTACCCAGCCTATTACTTTTTATGAAAATTTTAAGATATTAACTTATCACCAGGGAATTAAAGAAGTACATTCTTTAGGTTCGCCTTTTTGGTCCTGGCCTTTAATGATTTATCCTTTCTCATATTTTATAGAAAAAAGCGAGCAAGTAATAAAATATATTACGGATTTACCTAATCCATTAATCTGGTGGCCGGCTCTAGTCGGGTTTTTATATGGCTTTTTTAAATTTAGACTTAAAGACAAAAAATTTAATATTATTTTAATAATTTTTGCCAGTCATTTTCTACCCTATCTTTTTATCTCTCGCTCGCTTTTTCTTTATCATTTTATTCTGGCGGCTCCTTTTTTATGGCTGGGATTTTTATATTTTTTAAGTAAGTTTTGGTACCAATCAAAAAAAAGCAAAATTATTATTTTAGGTTATTTTGCTTTAGTTATTATTTCTTTTGTTTTTTTCTATCCGGTTTTAATCGGCCAGCCATTATCCACGAGCAGTTTTAATTTAAGATGGTGGCTAATTAGCTGGTTTCCTTTGGCGGTCTAA